The genomic DNA TCATGGCGGACCGTTCTTTCAATGATACCTATCAGTGTTTGTGATTCTTCCCGCAGGGTCTGGATGATGCGGCGATATTGTTCCCGGCGGCGGAGCAAAAGTTTGTACGCCCCAGCCCAGTCAGCCCAATCCAGCACCCATGCATCATCTTTTGGCTCTTCGCCACTGATGTACGATTCGTAAAACGTCTCTGAAAGTACGCCATACTTACGTTCATATGCCTCTAAATCTTCATTGATTGCGTGGATATCAGCCATGATTTCCTGTAAATCCATTGCTATCACCTATTGCTCTCATACCAGTAATGTTTTCATAATGTGAGATAACCATTTCGCTTAACGTTTTTTGTATGCGAAGTTGCAGAGCAATTTTTAGTGGGCGTAAGTCAAACCACGTATAAACTATACCCATTTCCAAGCTTCTGCATCATTCAGAAAAACCTTTGTACTTATTTCATTTGTTCAGTACCCTAATCTCTCCCTACCCAGTTCACAACCGCCCAACAGGCATAATGCACAGCGCCTGCTCATCATCATCGAAAGCCCCCGCAACTCACTCCAGTTCATGCCCATTTATTACAGTTGAAACAGGGGTGTGTGGATGAAATAATTTCTACAAACCTTAAAAAATATATCGTGGTTAGAGCGGTAAAATATTTATAGCGTAAATTTAAACTATCAAATGTAATTATAAAAATAAGATTTATAAAAAAACAATTTTCCAACAACAAAGGATTCTCGAATGCCTGGACAAGTGACTGAGTTTTTACAAACTCAATTTGAAGATGAGATTAAAAAGTTCATAAAAAATAATCCATTTCCTCCAGATGAAGAGATCACATACTTTGCAAAATACTTGCGAACAAGTGGTTACATAAATGATTTGACCCAGGAGAACCGATCTCTATTGACTGATAAGTTTTTACACAAAGATGAAAAGATAGTAATTGAAATTGATAAATTCCTTGATAATTTCAGCTCACCTTGTGAGTCAGATATCAATGATTTTCTTAATTACCTTGCAGGAAATTGGATTAGATTTTGATCGATTAGAACTTCCAGTTTTCATCGAAAAGCAGAAGCTGTACCGGAAATTCAACTCAACAGAAAATAAACTAATAGGAGAATATCAGTTTGCAGATTCAGATGACTCATTAGTACATGATATCGGCAAACCCGATAAAAAAAATTCTCGGAGATACGCTATCTGATATGGGATTTCATCACATTATCAGAAAAGACAAATCCTGATCCTCTTTTTATTATAGTACTCCTTTGGTACTTGGCACGTCTCCACCGTTTAATGCAGCAGCCCGTTTCAGCGCAACAGCAAAAGCCTTAAAAAGCGCCTCGATCTTGTGGTGATCATTTTCCCCTTCGACTTTCATATGCACATTTATACCCCCATTATTGACCAGCGACTCAAAGAAATGTCTGGTCATCTGGGTTCCAAAATCACCCACTTTCGGACTCATAAATTTAGCATCAAAAGTAAGGTAACTCCTGCCGCCTATATCCAAAGCAACTTCAGCAAGTGACTCGTCCATGGGTATCCTGGCCTCTCCAAAGCGTGCGATACCTTTTTTTTCACCCAGTGCCTTGGCAAGCGCGCTTCCCAGTACTATCCCAACGTCTTCAATGGTATGATGCTCATCCACCTGAACATCACCCCTGGCAGAGACTGTCAGGTCAAAACCACTGTGCCTGGTCAGGGATGTGAGCATATGGTCAAAAAATGCAATGCCGGTGTCAATATCTACAGATCCGCTGCCGTCAAGGTTAAGTTTCAGTTCTATATCAGTTTCTTTGGTTCTTCGTTTCTGTTTTGCGGTTCTCATGACCTGCTCCTCACTTATTATCTTTAATGGAACTT from Methanosarcinales archaeon includes the following:
- the hisB gene encoding imidazoleglycerol-phosphate dehydratase HisB — protein: MRTAKQKRRTKETDIELKLNLDGSGSVDIDTGIAFFDHMLTSLTRHSGFDLTVSARGDVQVDEHHTIEDVGIVLGSALAKALGEKKGIARFGEARIPMDESLAEVALDIGGRSYLTFDAKFMSPKVGDFGTQMTRHFFESLVNNGGINVHMKVEGENDHHKIEALFKAFAVALKRAAALNGGDVPSTKGVL